A region of Candidatus Roizmanbacteria bacterium DNA encodes the following proteins:
- a CDS encoding recombinase family protein: protein MSDTIGYCLYARKSSESDERQAMSIDSQIKEMTLIAEKEGATVKEIRQESHSAKQSGQRPVFKELIADIMLESLMLS from the coding sequence ATGAGTGATACTATTGGATACTGTCTTTATGCCAGAAAATCATCAGAATCTGACGAGCGTCAGGCAATGAGTATTGATTCGCAAATAAAAGAGATGACCCTTATTGCCGAAAAAGAAGGAGCTACAGTCAAGGAAATAAGACAAGAAAGCCATTCTGCGAAGCAATCAGGACAAAGACCAGTGTTTAAAGAACTTATTGCAGATATCATGCTTGAGAGTTTAATGCTATCCTAA
- a CDS encoding pentapeptide repeat-containing protein gives MINNDIKNIFTKELMPDLEPILQYIFIALIFIFLTSSYFAYHGSQLAQGIAIESLSLTFTIFIIDYINEQRARKELKSRLIRQIGSSDNGLALNALAELKANNWLEQDCIFKDAWLRKANLQDAVAWGVDFSGGQLEEANFIKANLTNSKFIVVDLRLAIFDEAKLIGTQFKADLIKASFKNAHLQHSIFDSCTLYKTNFSGANLQGAVFKNCKTENLKLIGAIYNSKTQFPKNVNPEKLGAKFIEKSIPFIDKRYM, from the coding sequence ATGATTAATAACGATATTAAAAACATATTTACTAAAGAGCTAATGCCAGATTTAGAGCCTATTCTTCAGTATATTTTTATTGCATTAATATTTATATTTCTTACATCTTCTTATTTTGCTTACCACGGTTCTCAACTTGCTCAAGGTATTGCAATTGAATCCTTAAGTTTAACTTTTACTATTTTTATAATTGATTATATAAATGAACAAAGAGCTCGGAAAGAATTAAAGTCTAGACTAATCCGTCAAATTGGTAGTAGTGATAATGGACTGGCATTAAATGCTCTTGCGGAATTAAAAGCAAATAATTGGCTCGAACAAGATTGCATTTTTAAAGATGCATGGCTTCGTAAAGCAAATCTACAAGATGCAGTAGCATGGGGTGTAGACTTTAGCGGAGGACAATTAGAAGAAGCCAATTTTATAAAAGCTAATTTAACGAATTCAAAATTTATAGTTGTTGACTTAAGGTTGGCTATTTTCGATGAAGCCAAATTAATCGGCACACAATTTAAAGCGGACTTAATAAAAGCTTCGTTTAAAAATGCACACTTACAGCATTCCATATTTGATAGTTGTACTTTATATAAAACAAATTTTTCAGGAGCTAATTTACAAGGAGCAGTTTTTAAAAATTGTAAAACTGAAAATTTAAAACTAATAGGAGCAATTTATAACAGCAAAACTCAATTTCCTAAAAATGTAAATCCTGAAAAATTAGGTGCTAAATTTATTGAAAAATCAATTCCATTCATTGATAAAAGATATATGTAA
- a CDS encoding helix-turn-helix transcriptional regulator, whose amino-acid sequence MNYNHLYKKLGENIEKIRKEKKLTQEKLAEDAGLHREYFWDIETGRNISIKTAYKIARALEVKLSELFDFE is encoded by the coding sequence ATGAACTACAATCATCTATACAAAAAACTGGGTGAAAACATTGAAAAAATAAGAAAGGAAAAGAAGTTGACTCAAGAAAAACTTGCTGAAGATGCAGGTCTGCATAGGGAGTATTTTTGGGATATTGAAACTGGTCGGAATATATCTATTAAAACAGCATATAAAATTGCAAGGGCATTAGAGGTAAAGTTGTCTGAATTATTTGATTTTGAATAA
- a CDS encoding site-specific DNA-methyltransferase: MNNLLVKKPENLIKYGDMFEMNGHYLINGDATDLSIINKILNNVKISAIISDPPYAIDYVASKANFQNVSKPKDILTDHFQTDTEYSEFTYKWLSLALPFMNIPNSIYIFNSDKMIFALRDGMIQAGVKLSQLLIWVKNNSVVGRLDYCPKHELIAYGWYGSHRFRKSKDQSVLFFPKPNRSTLHPTMKPISLMRHLILNSSNINDIIYDPFGGSGSTLLAAEQTKRKCVMIELDPEYCQVIIDRWEKLTGLRVKKIYG; the protein is encoded by the coding sequence ATGAACAATTTACTGGTAAAAAAGCCAGAAAACTTAATTAAATATGGAGATATGTTTGAAATGAATGGACACTATCTTATAAATGGTGATGCAACCGACCTTTCTATCATCAATAAGATATTAAATAATGTGAAGATTAGTGCGATAATATCCGATCCGCCTTACGCTATCGACTATGTTGCGTCAAAAGCAAATTTTCAGAATGTTTCCAAACCGAAAGATATACTGACAGATCATTTTCAAACAGATACAGAGTATTCTGAATTTACTTATAAATGGCTAAGTCTCGCTCTTCCTTTCATGAATATACCAAATAGCATTTATATTTTTAATTCAGACAAAATGATATTTGCCCTTCGAGACGGGATGATTCAGGCAGGAGTAAAACTTTCACAACTTCTTATTTGGGTAAAAAATAATTCTGTTGTGGGCCGACTTGATTACTGTCCTAAACATGAGCTTATTGCCTATGGATGGTATGGGAGTCATAGGTTTAGAAAAAGTAAAGATCAAAGCGTACTATTCTTTCCCAAACCAAATAGAAGTACGTTGCATCCAACAATGAAGCCAATATCTCTTATGAGGCATCTCATACTTAATAGCAGCAATATCAATGACATTATTTACGATCCATTCGGTGGGTCAGGTTCTACCCTACTTGCCGCAGAACAGACGAAAAGAAAATGTGTAATGATCGAACTTGATCCTGAGTATTGTCAGGTAATTATTGATCGTTGGGAGAAGTTGACTGGATTACGAGTTAAAAAAATCTATGGGTGA
- a CDS encoding site-specific DNA-methyltransferase, whose protein sequence is MVYSDSPYNIDLDYNKGLGGAKQYGGKTQDNKSDSEFKQFLTEIIQNALASVEKDSHFFYYCDQKYIGLLQQIYQEQSIDHKRVCLWIKNGHNPTPQVAFNKAYEPCVYGTRGKPFLSSKLHNLNEVFNKEVGSGNRLTDDILDLFDIWLAKRKAMNEYTHPTEKPPTLHEKAIRRCTQPGDIILDQFGGSGSTLIACEQLKRRAILVEIEPVFCDLIIKRYEQFTGKKARKLN, encoded by the coding sequence ATGGTCTATTCGGACAGTCCTTACAATATTGATCTTGATTACAATAAAGGTCTAGGAGGTGCCAAACAGTACGGTGGAAAGACACAGGATAATAAATCAGATTCAGAGTTTAAACAGTTTCTAACAGAAATTATCCAAAATGCTCTGGCTTCCGTTGAAAAAGATAGTCATTTCTTTTACTACTGTGATCAAAAGTATATTGGGCTTTTACAACAAATTTATCAAGAACAAAGTATAGATCATAAGAGAGTATGCTTATGGATTAAAAATGGGCATAATCCAACTCCACAAGTTGCTTTTAACAAAGCATATGAACCATGTGTGTATGGAACACGAGGTAAACCATTCCTCTCTTCTAAGCTACATAATCTTAATGAGGTCTTCAATAAAGAAGTAGGATCCGGAAATCGTCTTACTGATGATATTCTCGATCTATTTGATATCTGGCTTGCTAAACGGAAAGCAATGAATGAATACACACATCCTACTGAAAAACCTCCTACTCTTCATGAGAAGGCAATAAGAAGATGTACTCAACCGGGAGATATTATATTGGATCAATTTGGAGGAAGTGGATCTACCTTAATTGCATGCGAACAATTAAAAAGACGGGCAATATTAGTTGAGATCGAACCTGTCTTTTGTGATCTCATCATAAAACGATATGAACAATTTACTGGTAAAAAAGCCAGAAAACTTAATTAA
- a CDS encoding ParB N-terminal domain-containing protein, translating into MVNSSPNRKDIVIGGHFRLEIAKQLRYTEVPVVYVNIPDEDKEKELNLRLNKNTGNGTLKS; encoded by the coding sequence ATTGTAAACAGTTCACCCAATCGAAAAGATATTGTTATAGGTGGTCATTTCCGTTTAGAGATAGCAAAACAGCTCAGATATACAGAAGTACCTGTTGTATATGTCAATATTCCCGATGAAGATAAAGAGAAGGAGTTGAACCTTAGACTTAATAAAAATACTGGGAATGGGACTTTGAAAAGCTGA
- a CDS encoding DUF4238 domain-containing protein yields the protein MKNKPTKQHYVPQCYLKTFATAESINDKEPLIWIFPKNERKGRLDKVKNVLFAKDLYTLDVGGNKDYSIEKSLGNIEAEYTTVYREKIAKRLPLSNKDHAVLCIFIGALMQRTLRHKDSVEKFLSEVIEKMEKMDEAHNAKSKILEDYKSSSRIVTN from the coding sequence ATGAAAAATAAACCGACAAAGCAACATTATGTACCTCAATGTTACTTGAAGACATTTGCAACAGCCGAATCGATTAACGATAAAGAACCACTCATATGGATTTTCCCTAAGAATGAACGTAAAGGAAGGTTAGACAAAGTTAAAAATGTCTTGTTTGCGAAGGATTTATATACCCTCGATGTCGGTGGAAATAAAGATTATTCAATTGAAAAAAGTTTGGGAAATATAGAGGCAGAATATACCACAGTGTATAGAGAGAAGATTGCCAAAAGACTTCCATTAAGTAACAAGGATCATGCTGTCCTATGCATATTTATAGGAGCTCTTATGCAACGGACACTAAGACATAAAGACTCTGTCGAAAAATTCCTGAGCGAGGTGATTGAAAAAATGGAGAAAATGGATGAGGCTCATAACGCAAAGAGCAAGATTTTGGAGGACTATAAAAGCTCAAGCAGAATAGTCACAAATTAG